The Triticum dicoccoides isolate Atlit2015 ecotype Zavitan chromosome 6A, WEW_v2.0, whole genome shotgun sequence genome has a window encoding:
- the LOC119318803 gene encoding uncharacterized protein LOC119318803, with amino-acid sequence MGLCDCLGECWDDCKWALACLAAVAAVIIIAVMVAAYSFAVQPSITVEDASLTRFALATTPVTSLGYNLSLKLVVRNRNWATTMKNTEPLEAAYKFDGQQFERVQVADKGDKHGPRKTRVYRLDSGSDSAYAALGNAGVAAYKEQNKTGEFELEVAVTGEVRYTLQLKKNKLSGTCKLKLKIDSPATAAVVFEKVKCKLEKEKKE; translated from the coding sequence ATGGGGCTCTGCGACTGCTTGGGCGAGTGCTGGGACGACTGCAAGTGGGCATTAGCGtgcctcgccgccgtcgccgctgtcatcatcatcgccgtcatgGTCGCCGCCTACAGCTTCGCCGTCCAGCCATCCATCACCGTCGAGGACGCCTCGCTGACCAGGTTTGCGCTGGCGACCACCCCGGTGACCTCGCTCGGGTACAACCTCTCCCTGAAGCTCGTCGTTCGCAACCGGAACTGGGCGACGACCATGAAGAACACGGAGCCGCTGGAGGCGGCGTACAAGTTCGACGGGCAGCAGTTCGAGCGCGTGCAGGTCGCCGACAAGGGCGACAAGCACGGCCCCAGGAAGACCCGGGTGTACCGCCTCGACTCGGGCTCAGACAGCGCCTACGCCGCGCTGGGCAACGCCGGCGTCGCCGCGTACAAGGAGCAGAACAAGACCGGGGAGTTCGAGCTGGAGGTGGCGGTCACGGGCGAGGTGCGGTACACGCTgcagctgaagaagaacaagctgtCGGGGACCTGCAAGCTCAAGCTGAAGATCGACTCGCCGGCGACGGCCGCCGTGGTGTTCGAGAAGGTGAAATGCAAGctcgagaaggagaagaaggagtag